From Schizosaccharomyces pombe strain 972h- genome assembly, chromosome: II, the proteins below share one genomic window:
- a CDS encoding transporter, translating into MSSSSSHNSFSGSKTNAAEGQNSIDGLSLKKTTSPFILTAYPSNEEKEVKETDIVPDENKVNELDVHKQSTEFSKQESASNDDDTNIQLIPENNMKIVVPALILTLFLAALDNTIVTTALPTIAEDFNDTSSSSWIGSAYVLASNAVLPAVGVFCNILGRKIVLYICIFFFMLGSALCGASQNMIWLIVCRAIQGLGGGGIISLVNIIISDITPLRTRPMYSGILATAWGAALVAGPIIGGAICQRTTWRWIFFINLPSGGIATALIVVFLHLLPCERTSFKKFLKTFDFIGLVCVITGIVLILLGISLGASSGKWRRANILCYLIIGGCLFVFAFIYDTFTKRNAVLPPPFFKNRSSAALLACSSFFYLNYMLFAYYVPQYFQRIRGDNPIMSGVHTIPCAAVLCFFCTTVGMVLRKLGRYLPLIYVGYISCVAGMGAMICVNATTSMSKVMGLTTIFMFGSGFLFLPPLIAMQATFPPAMTSMATATLMFIRTMGGSIGITVGEVIFNERVTQSFDGNTTYAQLSYKQVERLPQELQIRVKNTYASAFRVIWIFCTVVMAIGFASIFFIKSRPLISNAQSVPAKKKGDSDEKPAEKV; encoded by the coding sequence ATGTCTAGTTCTTCATCTCACAACTCATTTTCCGGCTCTAAAACAAATGCTGCTGAAGGGCAAAATTCAATAGATGGACTATCCCTTAAAAAGACCACCAGTCCTTTTATATTGACAGCATATCCTTCcaatgaagaaaaggaagTTAAAGAAACCGACATAGTTCCGGATGAAAACAAAGTGAATGAACTTGACGTGCATAAGCAATCCACTGAATTCTCTAAACAAGAATCTGCTTCTAATGATGATGATACCAATATACAATTAATCCcagaaaataatatgaaaataGTGGTTCCTGCCTTAATTCTTACTTTGTTTCTTGCTGCATTAGATAATACAATTGTCACCACTGCTTTGCCGACTATAGCTGAAGACTTTAATGATACATCAAGTTCATCATGGATTGGATCTGCCTATGTCCTTGCTTCCAACGCAGTTCTTCCTGCTGTCGGTGTATTTTGCAATATCcttggaagaaaaatagTACTTTacatttgcattttctttttcatgcTGGGTAGTGCACTTTGTGGTGCATCACAAAACATGATATGGCTAATCGTTTGCCGTGCCATTCAAGGCCTTGGTGGAGGAGGTATTATTTCTCTCGtgaatattattatatcTGATATAACCCCATTGCGCACAAGACCAATGTATAGTGGAATTCTGGCTACTGCCTGGGGTGCGGCTTTGGTAGCAGGGCCTATTATTGGAGGTGCAATTTGTCAAAGAACAACTTGGAGAtggattttctttattaatttaccAAGTGGCGGTATTGCAACTGCCTTAATTGTTGTGTTTTTGCATTTATTGCCTTGTGAGCGTACTTcgtttaaaaagtttttgaagacTTTTGACTTCATTGGCCTTGTATGTGTGATAACCGGTATCGTATTGATTCTTTTGGGAATTTCTTTAGGTGCATCATCGGGGAAATGGCGCCGTGCTAATATCCTATGTTATCTTATTATTGGCGGTTGtttatttgtatttgcttttatatATGATACTTTTACGAAAAGAAATGCTGTTTTACCACCTccattctttaaaaatcgTTCTAGTGCAGCTTTGCTGGCTTgttcatcttttttctatttaaatTACATGCTTTTTGCATATTACGTTCCTCAATACTTTCAACGGATTCGCGGTGACAATCCCATTATGTCTGGTGTACATACTATCCCTTGTGCAGCTGTGCTGTGCTTTTTTTGTACGACAGTTGGCATGGTTCTTCGGAAGCTAGGACGTTACTTGCCGTTGATATATGTTGGATATATCAGCTGTGTTGCCGGTATGGGTGCAATGATATGTGTAAATGCTACGACCTCTATGAGCAAAGTCATGGGGTTAACTACCATATTTATGTTCGGATCtggttttctttttctgcCTCCGCTCATTGCAATGCAGGCAACTTTTCCACCTGCAATGACTTCCATGGCTACTGCTACACTTATGTTTATACGTACCATGGGTGGTTCTATTGGTATTACAGTTGGTGAAgtaatatttaatgaacGGGTTACTCAATCCTTTGACGGGAATACAACTTATGCTCAGTTATCTTATAAACAGGTTGAACGGTTACCCCAGGAATTACAGATTCGTGTAAAGAATACCTATGCGTCTGCCTTCAGGGTTATTTGGATATTTTGTACTGTTGTGATGGCAATTGGTTTTGCttctatatttttcattaaaagcCGTCCCTTGATAAGTAATGCTCAATCTGTGCcagcaaaaaagaaaggtgATAGCGATGAAAAGCCAGCCGAAAAGgtgtaa
- the coa5 gene encoding cytochrome c oxidase assembly protein Coa5, whose product MGRSCKVIREDLANCLLHSDCMFVKKKSARECLKNKDELPEECKNLIEAYGECKRQMLDMTKRYRIAPEKNTDQDTEKPSNVDEQ is encoded by the exons ATGGGCCGATCGTGTAAAGTTATTCGTGAAGATTTAGCAAATTGTTTGTTACATTCTGATTGTAtgtttgttaaaaaaaaaagtgcaCGAGAATGTCTCAAAAACAAGGACGAACTTCCAGAAGAATGCAAAAATCTGATAGAGGCGTATGGCGAATGCAAACGTCAAATG CTGGATATGACTAAACGATATCGAATTGCGCCAGAAAAAAACACCGACCAAGATACTGAGAAGCCATCAAATGTTGACGAACAATAA
- the nda2 gene encoding tubulin alpha 1, whose amino-acid sequence MREVISVHVGQAGVQIGNACWELYCLEHGIGPDGFPTENSEVHKNNSYLNDGFGTFFSETGQGKFVPRSIYVDLEPNVIDQVRTGPYKDLFHPEQMVTGKEDASNNYARGHYTVGKEMIDSVLERIRRMADNCSGLQGFLVFHSFGGGTGSGLGALLLERLNMEYGKKSNLQFSVYPAPQVSTSVVEPYNSVLTTHATLDNSDCTFMVDNEACYDICRRNLDIERPTYENLNRLIAQVVSSITASLRFAGSLNVDLNEFQTNLVPYPRIHFPLVTYSPIVSAAKAFHESNSVQEITNQCFEPYNQMVKCDPRTGRYMATCLLYRGDVIPRDVQAAVTSIKSRRTIQFVDWCPTGFKIGICYEPPQHVPGSGIAKVNRAVCMLSNTTSIAEAWSRLDHKFDLMYSKRAFVHWYVGEGMEEGEFSEAREDLAALERDYEEVGQDSMDNEMYEADEEY is encoded by the exons ATGAGAGAAGTAATTTCTGTTCATGTTGGACAAGCAGGTGTTCAAATCGGTAACG CATGCTGGGAGTTGTACTGTTTGGAGCATGGCATAGGACCCGACGGTTTTCCTACAGAAAACTCCGAAGTTCACAAAAACAATAGCTATTTAAATGATGGATTCGgtacatttttttctgaaacCGGGCAAGGAAAATTCGTACCTAGAAGTATCTATGTTGATCTTGAGCCTAACGTTATTGATCAAGTTCGTACTGGACCGTATAAAGATCTGTTTCATCCTGAACAGATGGTAACTGGTAAGGAAGATGCTTCTAACAATTACGCCCGTGGACATTATACTGTAGGAAAGGAAATGATTGATAGTGTATTAGAAAGGATACGTCGTATGGCTGACAATTGTTCTGGTCTCCAAGGTTTCCTTGTATTTCATTCTTTTGGTGGTGGTACCGGCTCGGGTTTGGGTGCTTTACTTCTGGAGCGCTTGAACATGGAATACGGAAAGAAATCTAACCTCCAATTTTCTGTTTATCCCGCCCCTCAAGTGAGCACATCCGTTGTTGAACCTTACAACTCTGTGCTCACTACCCATGCTACTCTCGATAACTCTGACTGTACCTTTATGGTTGATAATGAGGCTTGTTACGATATCTGTCGCCGAAATCTTGACATTGAGCGTCCAACCTATGAAAACCTCAACCGCCTTATTGCTCAAGTTGTCTCTTCTATCACCGCTTCTCTTCGATTTGCTGGTAGCTTAAATGTTGACTTAAATGAGTTTCAAACTAATCTTGTGCCATACCCTCGTATTCACTTTCCTTTAGTCACTTATTCTCCTATTGTCAGTGCAGCTAAAGCATTCCATGAATCCAACAGCGTACAAGAGATTACGAATCAGTGCTTTGAGCCTTATAATCAAATGGTAAAATGTGATCCACGAACTGGCCGCTATATGGCTACTTGTCTTTTGTATCGTGGTGATGTTATCCCACGTGATGTCCAGGCTGCCGTTACTAGCATTAAATCTCGTCGCACCATCCAATTTGTTGATTGGTGCCCTACTGGTTTCAAAATCGGTATTTGCTATGAGCCACCCCAACACGTTCCTGGTAGTGGAATCGCTAAGGTAAATCGTGCTGTTTGTATGCTTTCAAATACCACCTCGATTGCTGAAGCTTGGTCTCGTCTGGACCACAAGTTTGACCTTATGTACAGCAAGCGTGCTTTTGTTCATTGGTATGTCGGTGAAGGTATGGAAGAAGGTGAATTTTCAGAAGCCAGAGAAGATTTGGCTGCCTTAGAAAGGGATTACGAAGAGGTTGGTCAAGATTCTATGGATAACGAAATGTACGAAGCTGACGAAGAGTATTAA
- a CDS encoding mitochondrial ribosomal protein subunit S26, with protein MLNTGLRKGLALSPITHLLKRCSSVTDNVHRVNYCYNYHTVPNLSQRNLLPLFSPEALDIAWDQHQRQVVKELNDRVKGTELEDSSVFNIIFQTAALPEHAATFQFASQAYNNHFFFQSLIGKRAADAKKNSKYEANAAINKAVNENFGSKENLLSKIHELASNSFGACWLWIVIDDYNRLNLLRTFQAGSPYLWTRWQSNDPHLISSVPDYSARPRKYAHVPILNLCLWNHAYYKDYGLLNRSRYIDTWFDCIDWSVIEERLTNSLV; from the coding sequence ATGCTCAACACAGGTCTACGAAAAGGGCTTGCGCTTTCACCGATAACTCACCTTCTGAAACGATGTAGTTCAGTTACAGACAATGTGCATCGAGTAAACTATTGCTACAATTACCACACAGTTCCTAATCTTTCACAAAGAAATTTGCTACCACTTTTCAGTCCTGAAGCTCTTGACATTGCCTGGGACCAGCATCAACGTCAAGTagtaaaagaattaaatgaTCGAGTGAAGGGAACAGAACTTGAGGATTCATCTGTGTTTAACATTATCTTTCAAACAGCCGCTTTGCCTGAGCATGCAGCCACATTCCAGTTTGCAAGTCAAGCTTACAAcaatcatttcttttttcaaagcttGATCGGAAAAAGAGCTGCAGatgccaaaaaaaactcaaaataTGAAGCTAATGCCGCTATCAATAAAGCAGTCAATGAAAACTTTGGttctaaagaaaatttactttctaAAATTCATGAGCTTGCCTCAAATAGTTTTGGAGCATGTTGGCTTTGGATTGTAATTGATGATTATAATAGATTAAACTTACTGAGAACTTTTCAAGCAGGTTCTCCGTATCTTTGGACTAGATGGCAATCAAATGATCCCCATCTTATTTCTAGTGTGCCAGATTATAGTGCCAGACCTCGAAAATATGCGCATGTTCCCATTTTAAACCTTTGTTTATGGAATCATGCATATTATAAAGATTACGGTCTTTTAAATCGCTCAAGATACATCGACACATGGTTTGATTGCATAGATTGGTCTGTCATTGAGGAAAGATTGACTAATTCTTTGGTATGA
- the meu7 gene encoding alpha-amylase 4 produces MKLSLKDLALSIILVLGVAPPVQALSAEEWKKQSVYNVMTDRFATSKVVPHCDVKAEKYCGGNWQGIVDHLDYIRDLGFTAISISPVVEQLEGPEYHGEAYHGHRPKNYYRLNPHFGNEEDLKELSDALHGKGMYLMVDVAINHTISEYFEDDYFKNTYFDKTHIDHKCKEHCSCHHDKFPRPVPHNGTKPDHKPWKHEEHCHHGKFPRPVPHNGTKPDHKPWKHEEHCSCHHDKFPRPVPHNGTKPDHKPWKHEEHCSCHHDKFPRPVPHNGTKPDHKPWKHEEHCHHGKFPRPIPHNGTKPDHKPWKHEEHCHHGRFPRPVPHNGTKPDHKPWKHEEHCSCHHDKFSRPVPHNGTKPDHKPWKHEEHCHHGKFLRPVPHNVTKPDHKPWKHEEHCHHGKFPRPVPHNGTKPDHKPWKHEEHCSCHEDHSVHERPSAKGALEDYIQTFVETFQIDGIRFDAMGDKYRKYWPDFCKAAGVFCMGDLKSSDSLKVCDWQNDLEGLSNFPVRESAVKAFLMNNPEGIVDLADKMTDMRGLCVNPLLLGNFVENKDLPRMASISSDPATLKNAIAFVLMGDGIPMMYNGQELAMRGEEVPYNRPAIWEKGFPKRNPYYKFTSTINRFRKAMIESKDGEAFLNMQSDISIVDKRILLLRRGKVITVLNNLGSYYIHFHYTVSAEEHKWMDVLSCKSVPVQDNRQVFMVRNGEPMILYPEESAYEMGLCPSPIQLTEDYNSEGSLSINVEEAQTSKAPEQNRGFTNVLAALLLSLLMIL; encoded by the coding sequence ATGAAATTGTCATTGAAGGATCTCGCATTGTCAATCATTCTCGTGTTGGGCGTTGCTCCCCCGGTCCAGGCATTATCTGCCGAGGAATGGAAAAAGCAATCCGTTTATAATGTTATGACCGATAGGTTTGCTACCAGCAAGGTCGTACCTCATTGCGATGTGAAAGCTGAAAAGTACTGTGGAGGAAATTGGCAAGGTATTGTTGATCATCTTGACTATATTCGAGATTTGGGTTTCACAGCGATTTCTATTTCTCCAGTCGTTGAACAACTTGAAGGCCCGGAATATCATGGGGAAGCCTACCACGGGCATAGACCTAAAAATTATTACCGTCTTAATCCTCACTTCGGGAACGAAGAGGACTTAAAAGAGCTTTCAGATGCTTTGCACGGCAAAGGCATGTATTTGATGGTAGATGTTGCCATAAATCACACAATTTCGGAATATTTTGAAGACGATTATTTCAAGAATACGTATTTCGATAAAACTCATATTGATCACAAATGCAAGGAACATTGCTCATGCCATCACGACAAGTTCCCTCGCCCAGTTCCTCACAATGGAACCAAGCCTGACCATAAACCCTGGAAGCACGAGGAACACTGCCATCACGGTAAGTTCCCTCGCCCAGTTCCTCATAATGGAACCAAGCCTGACCACAAGCCTTGGAAGCACGAGGAACACTGCTCATGCCATCATGATAAGTTCCCTCGTCCAGTTCCTCATAATGGAACCAAGCCTGACCATAAACCCTGGAAGCACGAGGAACACTGCTCATGCCATCATGATAAGTTCCCTCGTCCAGTTCCTCATAATGGAACCAAGCCTGATCATAAACCCTGGAAGCACGAGGAACACTGCCATCACGGTAAGTTTCCCCGTCCAATTCCTCACAATGGAACCAAGCCTGACCATAAACCCTGGAAGCACGAGGAACACTGCCATCACGGTAGGTTCCCTCGTCCAGTTCCCCACAATGGAACCAAGCCCGATCACAAGCCATGGAAGCACGAGGAACACTGCTCATGCCATCATGATAAGTTCTCTCGCCCAGTTCCTCATAATGGAACCAAGCCTGACCACAAACCTTGGAAGCACGAGGAACACTGCCACCATGGTAAGTTCCTTCGTCCAGTTCCTCACAATGTAACCAAGCCTGACCATAAACCCTGGAAGCACGAGGAACACTGCCATCACGGTAAGTTCCCTCGTCCAGTTCCCCACAATGGAACCAAGCCCGATCACAAGCCTTGGAAGCACGAGGAACACTGCTCTTGCCATGAAGACCATTCAGTTCATGAGCGTCCTAGTGCTAAAGGGGCTCTCGAGGACTATATTCAAACATTTGTAGAAACTTTCCAAATTGATGGTATTCGTTTCGATGCTATGGGTGACAAATATAGAAAGTACTGGCCAGATTTTTGCAAAGCTGCTGGAGTGTTTTGCATGGGTGACTTGAAATCTTCCGACTCTTTAAAAGTTTGTGATTGGCAAAACGACTTGGAAGGGTTGAGTAACTTCCCTGTTAGAGAATCTGCTgtaaaagcatttttgaTGAATAATCCAGAGGGAATTGTTGATCTTGCCGACAAAATGACTGACATGCGCGGTTTGTGTGTCAATCCCCTATTGTTAGGAAACTTCGTTGAGAACAAAGACCTTCCTAGAATGGCTTCAATTTCTAGTGATCCAGCCACCTTAAAGAATGCAATTGCTTTTGTTCTTATGGGAGATGGTATTCCTATGATGTACAACGGCCAAGAACTTGCCATGCGCGGTGAAGAGGTTCCTTATAATCGACCTGCAATTTGGGAGAAAGGTTtcccaaaaagaaatcctTACTATAAGTTCACGTCTACAATCAATCGTTTCCGCAAAGCTATGATTGAAAGCAAAGACGGAGAAGCTTTCTTAAATATGCAGTCGGATATTAGCATCGTTgataaaagaatattgCTTTTACGACGTGGCAAAGTAATAACCGTACTCAACAACTTAGGTTCATATTACATTCATTTCCATTATACTGTTTCGGCAGAAGAGCACAAGTGGATGGACGTATTATCTTGCAAGTCCGTTCCAGTACAAGATAATCGACAGGTATTTATGGTACGCAACGGTGAACCCATGATCTTGTACCCAGAGGAATCGGCTTATGAGATGGGATTGTGCCCATCTCCAATTCAGCTTACTGAAGATTATAACAGTGAAGGTTCTCTCTCCATTAACGTTGAAGAAGCCCAAACATCAAAGGCACCAGAGCAAAATCGAGGATTTACCAATGTCCTCGCCGCTCTTTTATTATCTTTGTTAATGATTTTGTAG